In the Leifsonia sp. 466MF genome, one interval contains:
- a CDS encoding glycerol-3-phosphate dehydrogenase/oxidase, protein MVKSQSAPGGDRHATPASNPAVTYPSRLGPAERAAAIAALKDTELDILVVGGGIVGAGSAVDAATRGLTTGLVEARDFASGTSSRSSKLVHGGIRYLEQLDFRLVREALIERGLLLQRIAPHLVKPVRFLYPLHKRVWERFYIGAGMMLYDIFSYSGGRPPGVPHHRHLSKRQVLNAIPSMNKDALIGGITYYDAQVDDARYVANLVRTAAHYGAHVASRVRVEGFIKVGERVVGVRAHDLETDERFDIRAKQVVNATGVWTDDTQSMVGERGQFKVRASKGIHLVVPRDRFQSKMGLLLRTEKSVLFVIPWGRHWLIGTTDTDWHLDKAHPAATAADIDYLLAHVNEILNIPLTREDVEGVYAGLRPLLAGESEQTSKLSREHLVAHSVPGLVVIAGGKWTTYRVMAKDAVDAAVSAIDGRTPPSTTMDIALVGAEGYQAAWNRRHRIAQESGLHVARIEHLLNRYGTFAEDILALIREDPSLADPLPGADDYVGAEVVYAATHEGALHLEDVLARRTRISIEAWDRGASAAPVAASLMARVLGWDSEREEREVRTYLRRVEAERASQLQPDDESADRIRLEAPDIVEADAEAAKAAAPKAGTPTSADQAPKHVEGAGAEDAPGTDG, encoded by the coding sequence ATGGTGAAGTCCCAATCTGCCCCAGGCGGCGACAGGCACGCGACGCCCGCGTCGAACCCGGCCGTGACCTACCCGTCACGGCTCGGTCCGGCGGAGCGCGCCGCGGCGATCGCGGCGCTCAAAGACACGGAGCTCGACATCCTCGTGGTCGGCGGCGGCATCGTCGGAGCCGGATCCGCGGTGGATGCGGCGACCCGCGGTCTGACCACCGGGCTGGTGGAGGCGCGCGATTTCGCCTCCGGCACCTCCAGCCGCTCCTCCAAGCTGGTCCACGGCGGCATCCGGTACCTCGAGCAGCTCGACTTCCGCCTGGTCCGCGAGGCGCTCATCGAGCGCGGGCTGTTGCTGCAGCGCATCGCTCCGCACCTCGTGAAGCCCGTTCGCTTCCTGTACCCGCTGCACAAGCGGGTGTGGGAGCGCTTCTACATCGGCGCCGGCATGATGCTGTACGACATCTTCTCGTACAGCGGCGGGCGGCCTCCCGGCGTTCCGCACCACCGGCACCTCAGCAAGCGGCAGGTGCTGAACGCCATCCCGTCGATGAACAAGGACGCCCTGATCGGCGGCATCACGTACTACGACGCGCAGGTCGACGACGCCCGCTACGTCGCCAACCTCGTGCGCACGGCCGCGCACTACGGCGCCCACGTCGCCTCCCGCGTGCGGGTGGAGGGCTTCATCAAGGTCGGCGAGCGGGTGGTCGGCGTGCGCGCCCACGACCTCGAGACCGATGAGCGGTTCGACATCCGCGCCAAGCAGGTCGTCAACGCGACCGGCGTGTGGACGGACGACACGCAGTCGATGGTGGGGGAGCGCGGCCAGTTCAAGGTGCGCGCATCCAAGGGCATCCACCTCGTGGTGCCGCGGGACCGCTTCCAGTCGAAGATGGGCCTGCTGCTGCGCACCGAGAAGAGCGTGCTCTTCGTCATCCCGTGGGGCCGGCACTGGCTGATCGGCACGACGGACACCGACTGGCACCTCGACAAGGCGCACCCCGCGGCGACCGCCGCCGACATCGACTACCTGCTCGCGCACGTCAACGAGATCCTCAACATCCCATTGACCCGGGAGGACGTCGAGGGCGTCTACGCGGGCCTCCGGCCGCTCCTCGCCGGTGAGTCCGAGCAGACGTCCAAGCTGTCGCGCGAGCATCTGGTCGCCCACTCGGTGCCGGGCCTCGTCGTGATCGCGGGCGGTAAGTGGACGACGTACCGGGTCATGGCGAAGGATGCGGTGGATGCCGCCGTAAGCGCGATCGACGGCAGGACTCCTCCCTCCACGACGATGGACATCGCCCTGGTCGGAGCCGAGGGATACCAGGCCGCGTGGAACCGCCGTCACCGGATCGCCCAGGAGTCCGGCCTCCACGTCGCCCGCATCGAGCACCTGCTGAACCGCTACGGCACGTTCGCGGAGGACATCCTCGCGCTCATCCGCGAGGACCCGTCGCTGGCCGACCCGCTGCCCGGCGCGGACGACTACGTCGGCGCCGAGGTCGTCTATGCGGCGACGCACGAGGGCGCCCTCCACCTGGAGGACGTGCTCGCCCGCCGCACCCGCATCTCGATCGAGGCGTGGGACCGCGGCGCCTCCGCCGCCCCGGTCGCCGCGTCGCTGATGGCGCGGGTGCTCGGCTGGGATTCGGAGCGGGAGGAGCGCGAAGTGCGCACCTACCTGCGCCGGGTCGAGGCGGAGCGTGCCAGCCAGCTGCAGCCCGACGACGAGTCCGCAGACCGCATCCGACTCGAAGCGCCCGACATCGTGGAGGCCGACGCCGAAGCTGCGAAGGCCGCCGCACCGAAGGCCGGCACCCCGACGAGCGCCGACCAGGCGCCGAAGCACGTCGAGGGCGCCGGTGCGGAGGACGCGCCCGGGACCGACGGGTAG
- a CDS encoding cation:proton antiporter regulatory subunit, giving the protein MMVDVRRVKLPGVGVLHTFVTDDGGKVGVIAHRSGHSDLITFSDHEDGSDVTKVSLRLNEDEAHTLAELLGGTQITEALTALDQIPGLSIDWFTVDYDDYIAGQQLGAPGDRGFVGLTVVAVVRGDSANPAPAPDFKVFPGDTLVVAGTPEKVAKAFSFFRTGEVAHRVTADAPPGG; this is encoded by the coding sequence ATGATGGTAGACGTTCGACGGGTGAAGCTGCCCGGGGTCGGGGTGCTTCACACCTTCGTGACCGACGATGGCGGCAAAGTCGGCGTCATCGCGCACCGGTCCGGCCACAGCGACCTGATCACGTTCTCGGACCACGAAGACGGCAGCGACGTCACCAAGGTGTCGCTCCGGCTCAACGAGGATGAGGCCCACACGCTCGCGGAGCTGCTCGGCGGCACGCAGATCACCGAGGCTCTGACCGCGCTCGACCAGATCCCCGGTCTCAGCATCGACTGGTTCACCGTCGACTACGACGACTACATCGCCGGTCAGCAGCTCGGCGCGCCCGGCGACCGCGGCTTCGTCGGCCTCACGGTCGTCGCGGTCGTGCGCGGGGACTCCGCCAACCCGGCGCCCGCTCCAGACTTCAAGGTGTTCCCCGGGGACACACTCGTGGTCGCCGGCACGCCGGAGAAGGTCGCGAAGGCGTTCTCGTTCTTCCGGACCGGCGAGGTCGCCCACCGTGTCACCGCCGACGCTCCGCCCGGAGGCTGA
- a CDS encoding cation:proton antiporter gives MHLGEDLIVLGILLLVAYVLGRLGRLVSLPAIPIYMLVGLLASPHTGWFPLNFESDYIELIAIFGLILLLFNLGLEFDQDEFFGNFGKLIVSGGSYIVINMGVGLIFGFMVGWGTREALIIAGMTATSSSAIVTKLLIELRRLANTETPMILGVTVVEDIFIAIYLAIVSVVLSGETDFWPVVGKLAIAFAFLVVMFTIARWGGRFVSRLFRTKDDELFTILFFGFAVLFAGIGELLGVTDAIGAFLIGLVLGATKYRRKIEQIAIPLRDVFAAFFFLNFGLALDPAKFPSVLLPVGIAVVMTIVLNIGAGQFVAWINGMGVQAGINTTVILQNRGEFALILATLSLAAGLDERIQPFAGLYVLIMAIIGPILAANSEKIGAMILRSGPSRRRERKKTKKREPMLDEEIALVEAATADLDSDARRATESVDETQRAVDRMVERAMQDDTSGERERD, from the coding sequence ATGCATCTCGGCGAAGACCTCATCGTTCTCGGCATCCTCCTGCTCGTCGCGTACGTGCTCGGGCGCCTCGGCAGGTTGGTGAGTCTCCCCGCGATCCCCATCTACATGCTGGTCGGGTTGCTGGCCAGCCCGCACACCGGCTGGTTCCCGCTCAACTTCGAGAGCGACTACATCGAGCTCATCGCGATCTTCGGGCTCATCCTGCTGTTGTTCAACCTGGGTCTGGAGTTCGACCAGGACGAGTTCTTCGGCAACTTCGGCAAGCTGATCGTCTCCGGCGGCTCATACATCGTCATCAACATGGGCGTCGGCCTGATCTTCGGGTTCATGGTCGGATGGGGCACCCGCGAGGCGCTCATCATCGCCGGCATGACGGCCACGTCGTCGTCGGCGATCGTCACCAAACTGCTCATCGAGCTGCGGCGGCTGGCGAACACCGAGACGCCGATGATCCTCGGTGTCACCGTCGTCGAGGACATCTTCATCGCCATCTACCTGGCGATCGTCTCCGTGGTGCTCAGCGGCGAGACCGACTTCTGGCCCGTGGTCGGCAAGCTCGCCATCGCGTTCGCCTTCCTCGTCGTGATGTTCACGATCGCGCGCTGGGGCGGCCGGTTCGTCTCGCGGCTGTTCCGCACGAAGGACGACGAGCTCTTCACCATCCTCTTCTTCGGGTTCGCGGTGCTGTTCGCCGGCATCGGCGAGCTACTCGGCGTGACCGACGCGATCGGCGCCTTCCTCATCGGCCTCGTCCTCGGGGCGACGAAGTACCGCCGCAAGATCGAGCAGATCGCCATCCCGCTCCGGGATGTGTTCGCCGCCTTCTTCTTCCTCAACTTCGGCCTCGCGCTCGATCCGGCGAAGTTCCCGTCCGTGCTCCTGCCCGTCGGGATCGCCGTCGTCATGACGATCGTGCTCAACATCGGGGCCGGCCAGTTCGTGGCCTGGATCAACGGGATGGGCGTGCAGGCCGGCATCAACACCACGGTCATCCTTCAGAACCGTGGAGAGTTCGCCCTCATCCTCGCCACGCTGTCGCTCGCCGCAGGACTGGACGAGCGCATCCAGCCGTTCGCCGGCCTCTATGTGCTCATCATGGCGATCATCGGCCCGATCCTCGCAGCGAACTCCGAGAAGATCGGTGCGATGATCCTACGGTCCGGCCCGTCACGCCGACGGGAACGGAAGAAGACGAAGAAGCGCGAGCCGATGCTGGACGAGGAGATCGCCCTGGTCGAGGCCGCGACCGCAGACCTCGACTCCGATGCCCGGCGCGCGACGGAGAGCGTCGACGAGACGCAGCGGGCCGTCGACAGGATGGTCGAGCGGGCCATGCAGGATGACACGAGCGGCGAACGGGAACGGGACTGA
- a CDS encoding SURF1 family protein translates to MMRRPRWIGALVFALLLAAGFAWLGQWQLERAVESGKAVEAPSETVLPLADVAGPSSPLRDVAVGQLVEFTGTFVPEDYQLLHDRLNKGRSGWWVVGHVNLERDGRPVALAVARGWAPDKASAQAAVERLSRQADTDPQRIVGRILPDEQPEVPTDKKDPTAMRTLGVGALYNLWTGVDGMPVYAAYVVERGAPAGLVQIYSPPPIAQTELNWLNIFYAAEWIIFAGFAVFLWYRLVKDAKQREDELREEQLLEREKREKQDAMAGKNPQSEPLE, encoded by the coding sequence ATGATGCGGCGCCCGCGGTGGATCGGCGCGCTGGTGTTCGCGCTGCTCCTCGCCGCCGGGTTCGCCTGGCTCGGTCAGTGGCAGCTCGAGCGGGCCGTCGAATCGGGAAAGGCCGTCGAGGCTCCCAGTGAGACCGTGCTCCCGCTCGCGGATGTCGCCGGTCCGTCGTCGCCCCTCCGCGATGTGGCCGTCGGGCAGCTGGTCGAGTTCACCGGGACGTTCGTGCCCGAGGACTACCAGCTGCTTCACGACCGGCTCAACAAGGGACGCAGCGGCTGGTGGGTCGTCGGTCACGTGAACCTCGAGCGCGACGGCCGTCCGGTCGCGCTCGCCGTCGCACGGGGGTGGGCTCCCGACAAGGCGTCCGCGCAGGCGGCGGTCGAGCGGCTGTCGCGGCAGGCGGACACGGATCCGCAGCGCATCGTCGGTCGCATCCTGCCCGACGAGCAGCCCGAGGTGCCGACCGACAAGAAGGATCCGACGGCGATGCGCACGCTCGGCGTCGGCGCCCTCTACAACTTGTGGACCGGGGTCGACGGCATGCCCGTCTATGCGGCCTACGTCGTCGAGCGTGGGGCGCCCGCCGGGCTGGTCCAGATCTACTCGCCCCCGCCGATCGCCCAGACCGAGCTGAACTGGCTCAACATCTTCTACGCGGCCGAGTGGATCATCTTCGCCGGGTTCGCGGTCTTCCTCTGGTACCGCCTCGTGAAGGACGCGAAGCAGCGGGAGGACGAGCTGCGCGAGGAGCAGCTGCTCGAACGTGAGAAGCGTGAGAAGCAGGATGCGATGGCCGGGAAGAACCCCCAGTCCGAGCCTTTAGAATAG
- a CDS encoding DUF3817 domain-containing protein, which translates to MPLAPKLEDFPKIRGALRFYQVFAYVTGIMLLLLCAEMVVKYGLGYELFAFSNYGALTFVPVETAVAPTGVDLSTGILIAHGWLYVVYLISDFRLWSLMRWPFTKFVMIALGGVVPFLSFFVEARITKQVKSYLAGREAEAADLVEATH; encoded by the coding sequence ATGCCCCTCGCTCCCAAGCTCGAAGACTTCCCGAAGATCCGCGGGGCGCTCCGGTTCTACCAGGTGTTCGCGTACGTCACGGGCATCATGCTGCTGCTCCTGTGCGCCGAGATGGTCGTCAAGTACGGGCTCGGCTACGAGCTCTTCGCATTCAGCAACTACGGCGCGCTGACCTTCGTCCCCGTCGAGACCGCCGTCGCTCCGACCGGGGTGGACCTGAGCACGGGCATCCTCATCGCACACGGCTGGCTGTACGTCGTGTACCTGATCTCCGACTTCCGCCTGTGGAGCCTGATGCGCTGGCCGTTCACGAAGTTCGTGATGATCGCCCTCGGCGGCGTCGTCCCGTTCCTCTCGTTCTTCGTGGAGGCGCGCATCACCAAGCAGGTGAAGTCCTACCTGGCCGGCCGCGAGGCCGAGGCAGCCGACCTCGTGGAGGCGACACATTAG
- the guaA gene encoding glutamine-hydrolyzing GMP synthase — protein MSTDAAFTDLLGGADSANPSGPVLVVDFGAQYAQLIARRVREANVYSEIVPHTVTASEVAAKRPSGIVLSGGPSSVYEEGAPRLDEAILDLGVPVLGICYGFQVMATALGGEVAKTGQREYGSTAVRISDSGILLDGQPEEQTAWMSHGDSVARAPEGFDVLASTDGTPVAAFANDERKLYGVQWHPEVKHSTYGQAVLENFLHRAAGIPADWNSGNVIADQVAAIRAQVGSGRVICALSGGVDSAVAAALVHEAVGDQLVCVFVDHGLLRKDEARQVEEDYVKATGVRLVTVDAQKQFLDALSGVSDPETKRKIIGREFIRVFEKAQADLIAEAASEGDPIRFLVQGTLYPDVVESGGGTGTANIKSHHNVGGLPEDLQFELVEPLRTLFKDEVRAIGRELGLPEEIVSRQPFPGPGLGIRIVGEVTQERLDLLRDADAIVRAELTAAGLDAEIWQCPVVLLADVRSVGVQGDGRTYGHPIVLRPVSSEDAMTADWTRLPYDLLAKISNRITNEVDGVNRVVLDVTSKPPGTIEWE, from the coding sequence ATGAGCACGGATGCGGCGTTCACCGATCTTCTGGGCGGAGCCGACTCCGCCAACCCGTCCGGGCCCGTCCTGGTCGTCGACTTCGGCGCGCAGTACGCGCAGCTGATCGCCCGGCGCGTACGCGAGGCGAACGTGTACTCGGAGATCGTCCCGCACACGGTGACCGCGTCCGAGGTCGCTGCCAAGCGCCCCTCCGGGATCGTGCTCTCGGGCGGACCGTCCTCGGTGTACGAGGAGGGCGCACCGCGGCTCGACGAGGCCATCCTCGACCTCGGCGTCCCCGTGCTCGGCATCTGCTACGGCTTCCAGGTCATGGCGACCGCGCTCGGCGGCGAGGTCGCGAAGACCGGCCAGCGCGAGTACGGCTCGACCGCCGTGCGGATCAGCGACTCCGGCATCCTGCTCGACGGCCAGCCGGAGGAGCAGACGGCCTGGATGAGCCACGGCGACTCGGTCGCCCGCGCGCCAGAAGGGTTCGACGTCCTCGCGTCGACCGACGGAACGCCCGTCGCCGCCTTCGCGAACGACGAGCGCAAGCTGTATGGCGTCCAGTGGCATCCCGAGGTCAAGCACTCCACCTACGGCCAGGCCGTTCTCGAGAACTTCCTCCACCGGGCCGCCGGCATCCCGGCCGACTGGAACAGCGGCAACGTGATCGCAGACCAGGTGGCGGCAATCCGTGCCCAGGTCGGTTCGGGCCGTGTGATCTGCGCGCTCTCGGGCGGGGTCGACTCCGCCGTCGCCGCTGCGCTGGTCCACGAGGCCGTCGGCGACCAGCTGGTCTGCGTGTTCGTCGACCACGGCCTTCTCCGCAAGGATGAGGCGCGCCAGGTCGAAGAGGACTACGTCAAGGCGACGGGCGTCCGGCTCGTGACCGTCGATGCGCAGAAGCAGTTCCTCGACGCGCTCTCCGGCGTCAGCGACCCGGAGACGAAGCGCAAGATCATCGGCCGCGAGTTCATCCGCGTCTTCGAGAAGGCTCAGGCCGACCTGATCGCCGAGGCGGCCAGCGAGGGCGACCCCATCCGCTTCCTCGTCCAGGGCACCCTGTACCCGGACGTCGTGGAGTCGGGCGGCGGCACGGGCACGGCCAACATCAAGAGTCACCACAACGTCGGCGGCCTGCCCGAGGACCTCCAGTTCGAACTGGTCGAGCCACTCCGCACGCTGTTCAAGGACGAGGTGCGCGCCATCGGACGCGAGCTCGGACTGCCGGAGGAGATCGTCTCCCGCCAGCCGTTCCCCGGACCGGGCCTCGGCATCCGCATCGTCGGAGAGGTCACCCAGGAGCGTCTCGATCTGCTGCGCGACGCCGACGCCATCGTGCGCGCGGAGCTCACGGCCGCAGGCCTCGACGCCGAGATCTGGCAGTGCCCCGTTGTGCTGCTCGCGGACGTGCGCTCGGTCGGCGTGCAGGGCGACGGCCGCACCTACGGGCACCCCATCGTGCTGCGCCCGGTCTCCAGCGAGGACGCCATGACGGCCGACTGGACCCGCCTGCCGTACGACCTGCTGGCGAAGATCTCGAACCGCATCACCAACGAGGTGGATGGCGTGAACCGGGTCGTGCTCGACGTCACGTCGAAGCCGCCGGGGACCATCGAGTGGGAGTGA
- a CDS encoding Bax inhibitor-1/YccA family protein: MALNNPAFSTNPAFSTNGQAATVSAEKLEQMYQSPSATAVDTDRMTVEDTITKTAICFVLLLAGAGVGWFVPVLAIPAAIVGFVLALVNIFKRKPSPGLILGYSAAQGIFLGAISMFFESQWSGIVIQAVIATFAVVGVTLALFASGKIRASAKATKIFLIAMFGYLAYSLVNLVLMWTGVTGGSFGLNSVELGNTGIKLGLIIGLLVVLLGAYSLVLDFDAIKQGVANRAPRIYGWSGAFGIMVTVIWLYLEILRMLAISRD, encoded by the coding sequence ATGGCACTCAACAACCCGGCCTTCTCTACGAACCCGGCGTTCTCCACCAACGGTCAGGCGGCGACCGTCTCCGCCGAGAAACTGGAGCAGATGTACCAGTCGCCGTCGGCGACGGCCGTGGACACCGACCGGATGACGGTCGAAGACACCATCACCAAGACGGCGATCTGCTTCGTTCTCCTGCTCGCGGGCGCCGGCGTCGGCTGGTTCGTCCCTGTTCTCGCCATCCCCGCCGCGATCGTCGGCTTCGTGCTGGCGCTCGTCAACATCTTCAAGCGCAAGCCGTCCCCCGGCCTGATCCTCGGATACTCGGCCGCGCAGGGCATCTTCCTCGGCGCCATCTCGATGTTCTTCGAGTCGCAGTGGTCGGGCATCGTCATCCAGGCGGTCATCGCGACGTTCGCCGTCGTGGGCGTGACTCTGGCGCTCTTCGCCTCAGGCAAGATCCGCGCCTCCGCGAAGGCGACGAAGATCTTCCTCATCGCGATGTTCGGCTACCTCGCCTACTCGCTGGTCAACCTGGTCCTGATGTGGACGGGCGTGACCGGCGGAAGCTTCGGCCTGAACAGCGTCGAGCTCGGCAACACCGGCATCAAGCTGGGCCTGATCATCGGCCTCCTGGTCGTCCTGCTCGGCGCCTACTCGCTGGTGCTCGACTTCGATGCGATCAAGCAGGGTGTCGCGAACCGCGCCCCGCGCATCTACGGCTGGTCGGGTGCCTTCGGCATCATGGTCACGGTCATCTGGCTGTACCTCGAGATCCTCCGCATGCTGGCGATCTCGCGCGACTGA
- a CDS encoding glycerophosphodiester phosphodiesterase family protein: protein MRARTAPVVIGHRGAPGYRPEHTQGSYELAFQLGADAVEPDIVATKDGVLVLRHENEISGTTDVADHTEFADRRTTKEVDGVALTGWFTEDFTWDELSTLRARERIPALRQHSSTFDGHYPILRLRDLLELIDRTGEGSGRPPGLVAELKHATYFEAAGYPLDELLLRDLADAGWTDRAGVVVESFERTVLVKLHDRGFRGRRVYLLEDSGAPADRVAALGSSAPGYDADLSLRGLYALGSAAPSAADRVDGISVETSLVLSSGSVSMALFGEDDGADVGAVTSDLVDLAHSAGLAVFCWTLRPENGMLPAEFRTEGAEAAWGDWRRHFSILLHSGVDGVFADHPDLAVAVRDGR from the coding sequence ATGCGCGCGCGAACGGCTCCGGTTGTCATCGGCCACCGCGGGGCTCCGGGGTATCGGCCGGAGCACACGCAGGGCTCGTACGAGCTGGCGTTCCAGCTCGGTGCCGACGCCGTCGAGCCCGACATCGTGGCGACGAAGGACGGAGTGCTCGTCCTCCGGCATGAGAACGAGATCTCGGGAACGACGGATGTCGCGGACCACACGGAGTTCGCCGATCGCCGGACGACCAAGGAGGTCGACGGGGTCGCGCTGACCGGCTGGTTCACCGAGGACTTCACCTGGGACGAACTGTCGACGCTGCGGGCGCGGGAGCGCATCCCGGCTCTGCGGCAGCACAGCTCGACCTTCGACGGGCACTACCCGATCCTCCGCCTGCGTGACCTGCTCGAGCTGATCGATCGCACGGGCGAGGGCTCTGGGCGGCCGCCGGGTCTCGTGGCCGAGCTGAAGCACGCGACGTACTTCGAGGCGGCGGGGTACCCGCTGGACGAACTGCTGTTGCGGGATCTCGCGGACGCGGGCTGGACGGATCGAGCCGGGGTGGTGGTCGAGAGCTTCGAGCGCACCGTCCTGGTGAAGCTGCACGACCGCGGCTTCCGAGGTCGCCGCGTGTATCTGCTGGAGGATTCCGGCGCTCCGGCGGACCGTGTCGCCGCCCTCGGATCGTCGGCACCCGGGTACGACGCCGATCTCAGCCTGCGCGGTCTGTACGCGCTGGGCTCGGCGGCCCCGTCGGCAGCCGATCGGGTCGACGGAATCAGCGTCGAGACGTCGCTGGTGCTGTCCTCCGGCTCGGTGTCGATGGCGCTGTTCGGGGAGGACGACGGGGCGGACGTCGGCGCGGTCACGTCCGATCTGGTCGATCTCGCGCATTCCGCGGGTCTCGCCGTGTTCTGCTGGACGCTGCGTCCGGAGAACGGGATGCTCCCCGCCGAGTTCCGGACCGAGGGCGCGGAGGCGGCCTGGGGGGATTGGCGACGCCACTTCTCGATCCTGCTGCACTCGGGAGTGGACGGCGTGTTCGCCGACCATCCTGACCTGGCGGTGGCCGTGCGCGACGGTCGCTGA